A single window of Dermacentor albipictus isolate Rhodes 1998 colony chromosome 1, USDA_Dalb.pri_finalv2, whole genome shotgun sequence DNA harbors:
- the LOC139060824 gene encoding protein SPT2 homolog isoform X1, with protein sequence MTSNCRFEGLRYKRPMVRVCIALLLALTLASATATPRQAPTEARLAQLYPEVETTTEEYEYEFIEGRIVGGKPVSVLRKRAHGGGTASKTSSSASQGGKGGSGSTSSTPGSGEAKRPPSRTTGRPSIGDGLRPDSSSWRPSLSGTGANAGNSRPNLSPGILPGSSASGGGSSVDRQRPQDFGTDRQREANGFDNEHRGGLPNQNRESGNAMPWNHQGVSPGYPAPVTSAYTDDESPTYIPNPPATPNTYPPHNEQRPSLSPSPGNSGSSQGGGGIIIGHPPTDTFSQHEGGANRPSAVPDRGNGPRLDGGLIIGSPPINGPRSRPGGFNEPLPSQELDQARRGVVNQPPLQRGVGSFGLPSLPNNPFAPSNPGFHVPGSLPLPFGAGLFNPGLVNIQKAVENAAAGVLGATGAGIHPTAANIFGRTSTFGQMTSFGFAERK encoded by the exons GTACGCGTCTGCATAGCATTGCTGCTAGCGCTGACATTGGCGTCTGCCACAGCGACGCCGCGGCAGGCGCCGACGGAGGCGAGGCTGGCGCAGCTGTATCCGGAGGTCGAGACAACTACCGAAGAGTACGAGTACGAGTTCATCGAGGGCCGCATCGTGGGCGGGAAGCCGGTGTCCGTGCTTAGAAAGCGTGCCCACGGGGGCGGTACCGCATCCAAGACTTCCTCGAGCGCCTCGCAAGGTGGGAAGGGCGGCAGCGGCTCGACTTCCTCGACGCCAGGAAGCGGGGAAGCCAAGCGACCGCCATCGAGGACCACTGGAAGACCATCCATAGGCGATGGACTCAGGCCGGACTCGAGCAGCTGGAGACCTTCCTTGTCCG GCACAGGTGCGAATGCTGGCAACTCACGTCCAAACCTGTCTCCTGGGATTCTACCAGGCAGCAGTGCATCTGGCGGCGGTTCCTCTGTGGACAGGCAACGGCCACAGGACTTTG GTACAGATCGCCAACGCGAGGCTAACGGTTTTGACAACGAGCATCGGGGTGGCTTGCCCAACCAGAACCGAGAAAGCGGCAATGCTATGCCCTGGAACCACCAGGGGGTGTCTCCGGGCTACCCTGCCCCAGTAACATCCGCTTACACAGATGACGAGTCGCCTACCTACATTCCAAACCCACCCGCAACACCGAACACGTACCCACCGCACAACGAACAGCGACCATCGCTGTCGCCCAGCCCAGGCAACTCTGGCAGCTCACAGGGTGGTGGAGGCATCATCATCGGTCATCCGCCGACCGACACGTTCTCGCAACATGAGGGTGGCGCGAACAGGCCTTCTGCAGTGCCCGACCGAGGCAATGGGCCTCGTTTGGATGGTGGCTTGATTATAGGCAGCCCACCAATTAATGGTCCCCGCAGTCGCCCGGGTGGCTTCAACGAACCCCTGCCATCGCAGGAATTAGACCAGGCGCGAAGAGGAGTTGTAAACCAACCACCCTTACAGCGAGGAGTAGGGTCCTTCGGCTTGCCCTCATTGCCGAACAACCCGTTCGCACCTTCGAACCCAGGATTTCACGTACCCGGTAGTTTGCCACTGCCATTTGGAGCGGGCCTCTTCAATCCGGGGCTTGTGAACATCCAGAAGGCTGTGGAGAACGCGGCTGCTGGTGTTCTGGGCGCGACTGGTGCCGGAATCCACCCCACTGCAGCCAACATCTTCGGAAGGACGTCTACCTTTGGCCAAATGACCAGCTTTGGGTTCGCGGAGAGGAAGTGA
- the LOC139060824 gene encoding pro-resilin-like isoform X2, with translation MTSNCRFEGLRYKRPMVRVCIALLLALTLASATATPRQAPTEARLAQLYPEVETTTEEYEYEFIEGRIVGGKPVSVLRKRAHGGGTASKTSSSASQGGKGGSGSTSSTPGSGEAKRPPSRTTGRPSIGDGLRPDSSSWRPSLSGTDRQREANGFDNEHRGGLPNQNRESGNAMPWNHQGVSPGYPAPVTSAYTDDESPTYIPNPPATPNTYPPHNEQRPSLSPSPGNSGSSQGGGGIIIGHPPTDTFSQHEGGANRPSAVPDRGNGPRLDGGLIIGSPPINGPRSRPGGFNEPLPSQELDQARRGVVNQPPLQRGVGSFGLPSLPNNPFAPSNPGFHVPGSLPLPFGAGLFNPGLVNIQKAVENAAAGVLGATGAGIHPTAANIFGRTSTFGQMTSFGFAERK, from the exons GTACGCGTCTGCATAGCATTGCTGCTAGCGCTGACATTGGCGTCTGCCACAGCGACGCCGCGGCAGGCGCCGACGGAGGCGAGGCTGGCGCAGCTGTATCCGGAGGTCGAGACAACTACCGAAGAGTACGAGTACGAGTTCATCGAGGGCCGCATCGTGGGCGGGAAGCCGGTGTCCGTGCTTAGAAAGCGTGCCCACGGGGGCGGTACCGCATCCAAGACTTCCTCGAGCGCCTCGCAAGGTGGGAAGGGCGGCAGCGGCTCGACTTCCTCGACGCCAGGAAGCGGGGAAGCCAAGCGACCGCCATCGAGGACCACTGGAAGACCATCCATAGGCGATGGACTCAGGCCGGACTCGAGCAGCTGGAGACCTTCCTTGTCCG GTACAGATCGCCAACGCGAGGCTAACGGTTTTGACAACGAGCATCGGGGTGGCTTGCCCAACCAGAACCGAGAAAGCGGCAATGCTATGCCCTGGAACCACCAGGGGGTGTCTCCGGGCTACCCTGCCCCAGTAACATCCGCTTACACAGATGACGAGTCGCCTACCTACATTCCAAACCCACCCGCAACACCGAACACGTACCCACCGCACAACGAACAGCGACCATCGCTGTCGCCCAGCCCAGGCAACTCTGGCAGCTCACAGGGTGGTGGAGGCATCATCATCGGTCATCCGCCGACCGACACGTTCTCGCAACATGAGGGTGGCGCGAACAGGCCTTCTGCAGTGCCCGACCGAGGCAATGGGCCTCGTTTGGATGGTGGCTTGATTATAGGCAGCCCACCAATTAATGGTCCCCGCAGTCGCCCGGGTGGCTTCAACGAACCCCTGCCATCGCAGGAATTAGACCAGGCGCGAAGAGGAGTTGTAAACCAACCACCCTTACAGCGAGGAGTAGGGTCCTTCGGCTTGCCCTCATTGCCGAACAACCCGTTCGCACCTTCGAACCCAGGATTTCACGTACCCGGTAGTTTGCCACTGCCATTTGGAGCGGGCCTCTTCAATCCGGGGCTTGTGAACATCCAGAAGGCTGTGGAGAACGCGGCTGCTGGTGTTCTGGGCGCGACTGGTGCCGGAATCCACCCCACTGCAGCCAACATCTTCGGAAGGACGTCTACCTTTGGCCAAATGACCAGCTTTGGGTTCGCGGAGAGGAAGTGA